The following are encoded together in the Trichocoleus sp. FACHB-46 genome:
- a CDS encoding sensor histidine kinase: protein MQVQNPSSPHSYEIAVPQPHLYKRSLTSEASFQRVKQWVHGASIRRKIGSGYAVAIGVALLGTTAGLTVGDYYQNQAQKQLTRAVKQEQLLSELQRNVLHMRLHHHEFVPLLEKPALFEAKHDHFLSHIDKTQKILPSLQSVAATENSPTLTQFLQSSQGIVRDYFQQMEVFLRETNPQELSTTELKARQAWLLQFSTSAASLKFDGLLDNLVQLIESNRQEQQRAEVALADAKTLRTEIIALSMVLSVSIAAILAVLTSRAIARPLESVTKVAQRATKESNFELQAPITTQDEVGLLAAALNGLMQCVTEHTHELQTVHQTLEKRVEERTAELWRKNEQLAEAHDHLQQLNGELVSQAHELHQALQELRQTQAQLIQTEKMSSLGQMVAGFAHEINNPITFVAANLNYANTYMTQLISLVQLYQQQYPHPPAVLQAQIADLDVGFVVDDLPKVLTSMQAGTDRIRQLVLSLRNFSRLDEAEMKPVDIHEGIDNTLLILNHRLAPEISIVKQYSKLPLVECYPAQLNQVFMHLLNNAIDALVSPSNQARKQITIETEVLKFNQIKICIADNGPGISSEFSSKLFDPFFTTKPVGQGTGLGLAICYQVIEKHHGKIEVTSEIGRGAKFMITLPIQAISSANSAALPAKEFVKAI from the coding sequence ATGCAGGTTCAAAACCCCAGTTCTCCTCATAGCTACGAAATCGCGGTCCCTCAGCCGCATCTGTATAAGCGATCGCTCACTTCCGAAGCAAGTTTTCAGAGGGTGAAGCAGTGGGTGCATGGCGCAAGCATTCGTCGCAAAATTGGCTCTGGCTATGCAGTCGCGATCGGGGTAGCCCTGCTAGGCACAACTGCTGGGTTAACGGTGGGAGACTACTACCAAAACCAAGCGCAGAAACAACTCACTCGCGCTGTAAAGCAAGAGCAACTGCTGAGTGAGCTGCAACGCAATGTACTGCATATGCGCTTGCACCACCACGAGTTTGTGCCGCTCCTAGAGAAACCCGCACTGTTTGAGGCTAAGCACGATCATTTCCTCAGCCATATTGATAAAACTCAGAAGATTCTGCCAAGCCTGCAATCTGTAGCTGCAACTGAGAATTCACCTACTCTCACCCAGTTTCTGCAATCAAGCCAGGGGATCGTGCGTGACTACTTCCAGCAAATGGAGGTGTTTCTGCGAGAGACAAATCCCCAAGAGCTTTCAACTACAGAACTCAAAGCTAGGCAGGCTTGGTTGCTTCAGTTTTCTACTAGCGCAGCTTCGCTCAAGTTTGATGGTCTTTTAGATAACTTAGTTCAACTGATTGAAAGCAACCGTCAGGAACAGCAGCGGGCAGAAGTGGCTTTAGCCGATGCCAAAACCCTGCGGACTGAAATCATTGCCCTAAGCATGGTACTTTCCGTTAGCATTGCGGCTATTTTGGCAGTTTTGACGAGTCGGGCGATCGCTCGTCCCCTAGAGTCTGTCACCAAGGTAGCTCAGCGAGCCACTAAGGAATCGAACTTTGAGCTGCAAGCGCCTATTACCACCCAAGATGAAGTCGGCTTGTTAGCAGCGGCCTTGAATGGGTTGATGCAGTGCGTCACCGAGCATACCCACGAACTGCAAACCGTACATCAAACGCTAGAGAAACGAGTAGAAGAACGCACAGCAGAACTTTGGCGCAAGAATGAACAGTTGGCAGAGGCTCACGACCACCTGCAACAGTTGAATGGCGAGCTGGTATCTCAAGCTCATGAGTTACATCAAGCCCTGCAAGAGCTACGTCAAACCCAAGCTCAGTTGATTCAAACCGAGAAAATGTCGAGCTTGGGCCAAATGGTGGCAGGATTTGCCCACGAAATCAATAATCCCATTACTTTCGTGGCAGCCAATCTCAACTATGCCAACACCTATATGACGCAATTGATCAGCTTGGTGCAGCTTTATCAGCAACAATATCCTCATCCTCCTGCGGTTCTCCAAGCGCAGATTGCTGATTTAGATGTTGGGTTTGTAGTGGATGACTTGCCTAAAGTTTTGACTTCGATGCAAGCGGGAACTGATCGGATTCGCCAACTCGTTCTATCGCTGCGTAACTTTTCGCGCTTAGATGAAGCAGAGATGAAGCCAGTCGATATCCATGAAGGTATCGACAACACACTGTTAATTCTCAATCATCGGCTGGCTCCAGAGATTTCAATTGTCAAGCAATACAGCAAGCTGCCCTTAGTGGAGTGCTATCCAGCACAGCTCAATCAAGTGTTCATGCATCTGCTAAATAATGCGATTGATGCACTGGTATCGCCATCAAATCAGGCGAGGAAGCAAATTACCATTGAAACTGAGGTACTGAAATTTAATCAAATAAAAATCTGTATTGCAGATAACGGTCCAGGTATTTCCAGCGAGTTCAGTAGCAAACTATTTGATCCGTTCTTTACCACCAAACCCGTGGGACAAGGCACAGGATTAGGCTTAGCGATTTGCTACCAAGTTATAGAAAAGCATCACGGCAAAATTGAGGTCACTTCTGAGATAGGGCGAGGCGCAAAGTTTATGATTACCTTGCCAATTCAAGCGATTTCTTCTGCTAATTCAGCGGCATTGCCAGCAAAGGAATTTGTTAAAGCGATCTAA
- a CDS encoding NAD(P)H-quinone oxidoreductase subunit H, whose protein sequence is MVKLETKTEPMILNMGPHHPTTHGCFRLVVTLDGEEVVDCEPVIGYLHRGMEKIAENRTNLMYVPYVSRWDYGAGMFNEAVTVNAPEKLADIPVPKRASYIRVIMLELNRIANHLLWLGTFAHDLGLGTQPIWIFREREMIYDLWEAATGYRMVNNNYFRIGGVAADLPYGWIDKCQDFCDYLGPRLEEYERVVTNNPIFRHRVEGVGTIGRAAALNWGLSGPMLRATGVKWDLRKVDHYECYDDFDWDVQWATEGDCFARYRVRLGEMRESIKILRQAIAGLPGGPYENLEAQRIITGPKSQWNEFDYQFIGKKIAPTFKVPAGEHYVRVESGKGELGVYLIGDDSVFPWRWKIRAADFNNLQILPHLLRGVKIADIMAILGSIDIIMGSVDR, encoded by the coding sequence ATGGTCAAGCTTGAAACCAAAACCGAACCCATGATTCTCAACATGGGGCCACATCATCCCACCACCCACGGCTGCTTTCGCTTAGTCGTAACCCTGGATGGCGAAGAGGTGGTAGATTGCGAACCCGTGATTGGTTATCTGCATCGCGGCATGGAAAAGATTGCTGAGAACCGTACCAACCTTATGTACGTGCCCTACGTCAGTCGTTGGGACTATGGGGCGGGCATGTTTAATGAAGCCGTGACGGTGAATGCACCCGAAAAGCTGGCAGATATCCCAGTGCCCAAGCGCGCCAGCTATATCCGGGTGATCATGCTGGAACTGAACCGCATTGCCAATCACTTACTGTGGCTGGGGACGTTCGCGCATGATTTAGGATTGGGTACTCAACCGATTTGGATTTTTCGCGAGCGAGAAATGATTTATGACCTGTGGGAAGCCGCGACTGGTTACCGCATGGTCAACAACAACTACTTCCGCATCGGCGGAGTGGCCGCTGACTTACCCTACGGTTGGATAGATAAGTGCCAAGACTTTTGTGATTATCTGGGGCCACGTTTAGAAGAGTACGAGCGGGTCGTAACCAACAACCCAATCTTCCGCCACCGGGTTGAAGGTGTAGGCACAATTGGTCGAGCCGCAGCCTTGAATTGGGGTCTTTCTGGCCCCATGTTGCGAGCGACTGGCGTGAAATGGGATCTCCGCAAAGTTGATCACTATGAGTGTTATGACGACTTTGACTGGGACGTGCAGTGGGCGACAGAAGGAGATTGCTTTGCTCGCTACCGCGTCCGTTTAGGGGAAATGCGCGAGTCGATCAAAATCTTGCGCCAAGCGATCGCGGGATTGCCCGGTGGCCCTTACGAAAACCTAGAAGCTCAAAGAATCATTACAGGCCCAAAATCTCAATGGAATGAGTTTGACTACCAATTCATTGGCAAGAAAATCGCTCCCACCTTTAAAGTTCCTGCCGGAGAGCACTATGTCCGAGTCGAGAGCGGTAAAGGTGAATTGGGTGTCTATTTAATTGGGGATGATAGCGTTTTCCCTTGGCGTTGGAAAATTCGCGCCGCTGATTTCAACAATCTGCAAATCTTGCCTCACTTACTACGTGGAGTCAAAATCGCTGATATTATGGCAATTTTAGGCAGCATCGACATCATTATGGGTTCAGTCGATCGCTAA
- the rsmH gene encoding 16S rRNA (cytosine(1402)-N(4))-methyltransferase RsmH, whose protein sequence is MTTDSQELLNSDTPAFVHVSVLSRELIAGLEVRASGHYLDVTVGGGGHSRLILEAAPDVQVTALDQDEQAIAAAQANLAEFGDRVQFYHRNFATYDPGKVQFAGIIADLGVSSAQFDIPDRGFSFRHEASLDMRMDQRQDLTAAELINFGDEVELANIFYNYGEERLSRRIARNIVERRPFQTTTELAEAIARCVPRSYRYGRIHPATRVFQALRIAVNQELKVLETFLDTAPGWLAPGGRIGVISFHSLEDRLVKHRLRDSPLLKVLTKKPILPQPDELENNPRSRSAKLRLAERQPD, encoded by the coding sequence ATGACCACGGACTCCCAAGAACTGCTCAACTCGGATACTCCAGCCTTTGTCCATGTCTCAGTGCTGAGCCGAGAACTGATTGCAGGCTTGGAAGTCCGGGCGAGCGGCCATTATTTAGATGTGACCGTGGGTGGCGGCGGGCACAGTCGCTTAATCCTAGAAGCCGCACCGGATGTGCAAGTCACAGCTCTAGATCAGGACGAACAAGCGATCGCCGCCGCGCAGGCAAATTTAGCTGAGTTTGGCGATCGCGTCCAGTTCTACCACCGCAACTTCGCCACTTACGACCCCGGAAAAGTGCAATTTGCTGGCATCATTGCCGATTTAGGCGTGAGTTCGGCCCAGTTTGATATTCCCGATCGGGGGTTCAGTTTTCGTCACGAAGCCAGCCTCGACATGCGAATGGACCAACGCCAAGACCTCACCGCCGCTGAGTTGATTAATTTTGGGGATGAGGTAGAACTAGCGAATATCTTCTATAACTATGGCGAAGAGCGGCTGTCGCGCCGCATTGCCCGCAATATTGTGGAGCGACGACCCTTCCAAACCACGACGGAATTGGCAGAAGCGATCGCGCGTTGTGTCCCCCGTTCCTACCGCTATGGCCGCATCCACCCGGCGACTAGAGTGTTTCAAGCGTTGCGGATTGCGGTGAATCAAGAACTCAAGGTTTTAGAAACATTTCTTGACACTGCACCGGGTTGGTTAGCACCGGGGGGCAGAATTGGCGTGATTAGTTTTCATAGCTTGGAAGATCGACTGGTGAAACACAGATTGCGCGATTCACCCTTGCTCAAAGTGCTGACCAAAAAGCCCATCTTGCCCCAACCAGACGAACTGGAGAACAATCCGCGATCGCGTTCCGCAAAACTCCGGTTGGCCGAACGGCAGCCAGACTGA
- a CDS encoding M48 family metallopeptidase, with the protein MAWTEEKFEALIQRLEKLARQQPATYRMRVGLLAVLGYVYIFAVIAGLLAVFAAIAWFMIFSGRIHTAMIKLAILVLIPALIALRSLWVTFPPPTGLPLSRQQAPQLFALLDELTTKLQAPRFHHVLVTEGFNAAVAQVPRLGMLGWQKNYLLLGLPLLQALSLEQFRAVLAHELGHLSGNHSRFSGWIYRVRKTYAQLFERLQHSEQQGSWFLFERFFNWHAPFFNAYSFVLARNNEYEADRCAAELAGANHAAAALINVNIQAQFLESAYWPKIYQQVEQQIEPPATAFTNLTTALRQPAEPATATQWLNHALACKTDYADTHPCLSDRLSALGVSLSPEHPLTLPQPVSVSAARVLLGSTLTQLTAHFDRQWQEQMATSWRQRYAHLQECQKQLQVLETQAQSQPLTLEAAWERARLTLEVRDSAAAIPLLEAVLTMDPEHAAAHYTLGQVLLEQQEAAGIEHIEKAIAARFDWASSGYELILNFLYQQGQTEQIQIYQKRAEQHYETLMLARRERSSVQASDEFLAHDFSAETIQSLVTQLARYDQLKEAYLVRKVMHYFPEEAFYVLAVKRQQRFWETNSDQVDQKFIDQIADGMEFPEQTYILLLNKHTKNREKKLRQVAPTAIYRR; encoded by the coding sequence ATGGCTTGGACAGAAGAAAAGTTTGAAGCATTGATCCAGCGTTTAGAAAAATTGGCTCGCCAGCAGCCTGCCACTTACAGAATGCGAGTGGGTTTGTTGGCAGTGCTGGGATATGTCTATATCTTTGCTGTAATTGCTGGGCTATTGGCTGTGTTTGCGGCGATCGCTTGGTTCATGATTTTTAGCGGTCGCATCCATACCGCCATGATCAAGCTGGCAATTCTGGTCTTGATTCCAGCTTTAATTGCGCTGCGATCGCTCTGGGTCACCTTTCCACCGCCTACAGGTCTGCCTTTGTCTCGACAGCAGGCTCCCCAACTGTTCGCGCTGCTAGACGAACTCACCACAAAACTACAAGCTCCCCGTTTTCATCATGTGTTAGTGACCGAGGGATTCAACGCGGCTGTCGCGCAAGTTCCTCGCCTAGGCATGTTGGGTTGGCAAAAAAATTACTTGCTGTTGGGTCTGCCGCTGCTGCAAGCCCTTTCCCTAGAGCAATTCCGGGCAGTACTGGCTCACGAACTAGGTCACCTCTCCGGGAATCACAGTCGCTTCTCAGGTTGGATCTACCGTGTTCGTAAAACCTATGCCCAACTATTTGAGCGACTACAGCACAGCGAACAGCAGGGTTCTTGGTTCCTATTTGAACGATTTTTTAACTGGCATGCGCCGTTCTTTAATGCTTATTCGTTTGTCCTCGCCCGTAATAACGAATATGAAGCCGATCGCTGTGCCGCCGAATTAGCAGGAGCGAATCATGCTGCCGCTGCCCTGATTAACGTTAATATTCAAGCTCAATTCTTGGAAAGTGCCTATTGGCCTAAAATTTACCAACAGGTAGAGCAGCAGATTGAGCCACCCGCCACCGCCTTTACCAATTTGACCACAGCCCTACGCCAGCCTGCAGAGCCTGCAACTGCTACGCAATGGCTCAACCATGCCCTAGCCTGCAAAACCGATTATGCCGACACTCATCCTTGCCTCAGCGATCGCCTTTCTGCCTTAGGGGTCTCGCTCTCACCTGAGCACCCCCTGACACTACCCCAGCCTGTATCGGTCAGTGCTGCCAGAGTGCTGTTGGGGTCAACCTTGACTCAGCTCACAGCTCATTTCGATCGCCAATGGCAGGAGCAGATGGCAACTTCTTGGCGGCAACGGTACGCCCACCTTCAGGAATGCCAGAAACAGTTGCAAGTTCTAGAAACCCAAGCCCAAAGCCAGCCTTTGACGCTAGAAGCAGCTTGGGAGCGAGCGAGATTGACTTTAGAAGTCCGGGACTCAGCCGCAGCAATTCCTCTGTTAGAAGCAGTGCTGACGATGGACCCTGAGCATGCTGCTGCTCATTACACTCTCGGGCAAGTGTTGCTAGAGCAGCAAGAAGCAGCAGGCATTGAGCACATCGAAAAGGCGATCGCAGCTCGGTTCGACTGGGCCTCATCGGGATACGAACTGATTCTGAATTTTTTGTACCAGCAAGGGCAAACAGAGCAAATTCAGATTTATCAGAAACGGGCGGAACAGCACTACGAAACCCTGATGTTGGCCCGACGAGAGCGTTCTTCTGTGCAAGCCAGCGACGAATTTCTAGCCCATGATTTCTCAGCGGAGACAATTCAATCTCTGGTAACGCAGTTAGCTCGGTATGATCAATTGAAAGAGGCATACTTGGTGCGGAAAGTGATGCATTACTTTCCCGAAGAAGCTTTTTATGTATTGGCGGTGAAGCGCCAGCAGCGGTTTTGGGAGACCAACAGCGATCAGGTCGATCAAAAATTTATTGATCAGATTGCCGATGGCATGGAATTTCCTGAGCAGACTTACATCCTGCTGCTGAACAAGCACACCAAAAATAGAGAAAAGAAACTACGCCAAGTAGCACCCACAGCGATCTATCGACGGTAA
- a CDS encoding NAD(P)H-quinone oxidoreductase subunit H, giving the protein MAKIETRTEPMVLNMGPHHPSMHGVLRLVVTLDGEDVVDCEPVIGYLHRGMEKIAENRTNIMYVPYVSRWDYAAGMFNEAVTVNAPEKLADIAVPKRASYIRVIMLELNRIANHLLWLGPFLADVGAQTPFFYIFREREMIYDLWEAATGYRMVNNNYFRIGGVAADLPYGWVDKCEDFCDYFLPKVDEYERLITDNPIFRRRVEGLGTISRQEAINWGLSGPMLRASGVKWDLRKVDHYECYDDFDWDVQWETAGDCFARYIVRIREMRESVKIIRQAIAGLPGGPYENLEAKRMSAGPKSEWNEFDYQFIGKKIAPTFKIPSGEHYVRVESGKGELGIYIVGDDTVFPWRWKIRAADFNNLQIFPHIVRGVKVADIVAILGSIDIIMGSVDR; this is encoded by the coding sequence ATGGCAAAGATTGAAACCCGCACAGAACCCATGGTTTTGAACATGGGGCCTCACCATCCCTCCATGCATGGTGTGTTGAGGTTGGTTGTTACCCTGGACGGGGAAGATGTGGTGGACTGCGAGCCAGTGATTGGCTACTTGCACCGTGGCATGGAAAAAATTGCCGAGAACCGTACCAACATCATGTACGTCCCTTACGTCAGCCGTTGGGACTATGCAGCGGGGATGTTTAATGAAGCGGTGACGGTGAATGCTCCCGAAAAGCTAGCCGATATTGCTGTGCCTAAGCGAGCCAGTTATATCCGTGTGATCATGCTGGAGCTGAACCGCATTGCTAACCACTTGCTGTGGCTTGGCCCATTCCTAGCAGACGTAGGAGCACAAACTCCCTTCTTCTACATCTTCCGCGAACGGGAAATGATTTATGACCTGTGGGAAGCCGCGACTGGCTACCGCATGGTCAACAACAACTACTTCCGCATTGGTGGAGTTGCTGCTGACTTGCCCTATGGTTGGGTAGACAAGTGCGAAGACTTCTGCGATTACTTCCTACCCAAAGTGGATGAGTACGAGCGCCTGATCACCGACAACCCCATTTTCCGCCGTCGGGTTGAAGGCTTGGGCACCATTAGCCGCCAAGAAGCAATTAACTGGGGTCTCTCTGGTCCCATGCTGCGGGCTTCTGGTGTGAAATGGGATTTGCGTAAAGTTGATCACTACGAGTGCTACGACGACTTTGACTGGGATGTGCAGTGGGAAACCGCAGGCGATTGCTTTGCCCGCTACATCGTGCGGATTCGGGAGATGCGTGAATCGGTCAAGATTATTCGTCAGGCGATCGCGGGATTGCCAGGTGGCCCTTACGAAAATCTAGAAGCCAAGCGGATGTCTGCGGGTCCCAAGTCTGAGTGGAACGAGTTTGACTACCAGTTTATTGGTAAGAAGATTGCCCCCACCTTTAAAATCCCCTCTGGCGAACACTACGTCCGAGTCGAGAGCGGTAAAGGGGAACTGGGAATTTACATCGTTGGGGACGACACGGTCTTCCCTTGGCGTTGGAAGATTCGGGCGGCTGACTTCAATAACCTGCAAATTTTCCCTCACATCGTCCGTGGCGTGAAGGTTGCGGATATTGTCGCCATCTTGGGTAGCATCGACATCATTATGGGATCAGTCGATCGCTAA
- a CDS encoding ATP-binding protein translates to MANERILVVEDERIVARDIEKRLKKLGYVVPITVASGEEAIKQTAEIRPDLVLMDIQLKGELDGIEAAEQIRADFNIPVIYLTAYADEATLQRAKATEPFGYILKPFDARDLQVAIEVALRRRISEEAIRVALEKERELSELKSRFWSMAAHEFRNPMTSILSAAQLLEQEKHDLPEERRREYLYVIQNAIRSMDQLLSDVLAVGRVEGGSLKFDPAPLDLEEFCQIVVEEMQFNAGLKHRIVLHQQGDCAQTFLDKKLLRHILTNILSNAIKYSPEGNDIYFELICADETVIFQVRDTGIGIPVEAKNHLFEPFQRAENVGNIPGTGLGLTMVKRCLDLHGGQISIESNPGGGTIVTIQLHLNSRVKSRQA, encoded by the coding sequence ATGGCCAATGAAAGAATTTTAGTAGTGGAAGACGAAAGAATTGTTGCCAGGGATATTGAGAAAAGACTCAAAAAGCTAGGCTACGTGGTGCCCATAACGGTTGCCTCTGGAGAGGAAGCCATTAAGCAGACAGCAGAAATACGACCCGACTTAGTGTTGATGGATATTCAACTCAAGGGTGAATTAGATGGCATTGAAGCCGCAGAACAAATTCGAGCAGATTTTAATATTCCGGTAATTTATCTCACTGCTTACGCCGATGAAGCCACCTTGCAGCGAGCCAAAGCAACTGAGCCCTTTGGCTATATTCTGAAACCATTTGATGCCAGAGATTTGCAAGTCGCGATTGAAGTTGCTTTACGCAGACGAATCTCGGAAGAAGCGATTCGAGTGGCTTTGGAAAAAGAGAGAGAACTGAGTGAGCTGAAATCCCGTTTTTGGTCTATGGCAGCTCACGAATTTAGAAACCCCATGACTTCGATCTTGTCTGCCGCCCAACTCCTCGAACAAGAAAAACACGATCTACCTGAGGAGCGCAGACGGGAGTACTTGTACGTTATTCAAAATGCGATCCGCTCAATGGATCAATTGCTTAGTGACGTATTAGCCGTAGGTCGAGTCGAGGGAGGGAGCTTAAAGTTTGATCCAGCTCCTTTAGATTTGGAAGAATTTTGTCAAATCGTTGTGGAAGAAATGCAATTTAATGCAGGTCTAAAACATCGGATTGTTCTTCATCAACAAGGCGACTGTGCTCAGACCTTTTTAGACAAGAAACTACTTAGACACATTTTGACCAATATACTTTCGAATGCGATTAAATATTCGCCTGAAGGTAATGATATTTATTTCGAGCTGATTTGTGCGGATGAGACAGTAATTTTTCAGGTTAGAGATACCGGAATTGGTATTCCGGTAGAAGCCAAAAATCACTTGTTTGAGCCATTTCAGCGAGCTGAAAATGTGGGAAATATTCCTGGTACTGGTCTAGGGCTAACAATGGTTAAAAGATGCCTGGATCTGCATGGTGGCCAAATTTCTATAGAAAGCAACCCAGGTGGAGGAACCATCGTTACGATTCAACTCCATTTGAATAGCCGAGTAAAATCTCGCCAAGCTTAA
- a CDS encoding histidine kinase dimerization/phosphoacceptor domain -containing protein, with the protein MQAQDPLTSPLALETAIDRRPLTASPDTSVAEVIAMMSKAQSSCVLPSLELSRNIVLMGEARASAILVVEGSQLLGVFSEREAIQAITTNQNLAETRVDQVMQQPAIALTQTEHQDVFTALALLRQHQIQHLPVVDPQGQWVGLVTPASIRNVLQLDELLKSKPLVELAAAPAVQAPVTTTLLDLAQLMLAHRVDYVVLSAATPTHEVPTPVGIILERHIIQLWALGLDLSRIPTQEVMSAALPCFPASESVLVAYWEMQQQRVQRLGVSGEVGELLSVISPTSFLYSLDLDEMCSAVAQLQRSIEDFEVEKNQRTQNWHTDLETQLLENPAELLEQLQCSQILTAMALHIRESLNLNEILQTAVNEVRRFLQTDRVIIYRFNPDMSGTVVVESVAEGWRPALNSNIRDTCFGQNYAQAYKKGRTQVTEDIYRAGLTQCHIDILVLYDIRASLVVPILQGEHLWGLLCAYHCAGPRRWRQFEVELLKQLATHMAIAIQQSELYHQVQNELAERKRAEEQLKLSLKEKEVLLKEIHHRVKNNLQVISSVLRLQSDYVKDDKILALFNDSQNRIRSMALIHEKLYQSSNLLKINFDEYIRDLTENLIRSYVAFASTVTLTTNAIGVWLNIDTAIPCGLIINELVSNALKHAFSGSNPDNEIQISITSGNDNQFTLIVRDNGIGFPEDIDFRNTESLGLELVCVFTEQLDGAIALDRSNGTAFVITFSEIGNIGRT; encoded by the coding sequence ATGCAAGCACAAGATCCGTTAACCTCTCCACTGGCTTTAGAGACTGCGATCGATCGGCGTCCTTTAACGGCATCTCCTGACACCTCAGTGGCAGAGGTAATTGCCATGATGAGCAAAGCCCAGAGTAGCTGCGTGCTACCCAGTTTAGAACTGTCGCGTAACATCGTTTTAATGGGTGAAGCCCGCGCTAGCGCCATTCTGGTAGTTGAAGGCTCACAGTTACTAGGTGTGTTTTCCGAGCGAGAGGCGATCCAGGCAATTACTACAAATCAAAACTTGGCAGAGACTAGGGTTGATCAGGTCATGCAGCAACCGGCGATCGCCCTAACTCAGACTGAGCACCAAGATGTTTTTACTGCCCTAGCCCTCCTACGGCAACATCAAATTCAGCATTTGCCCGTCGTAGACCCGCAAGGCCAATGGGTGGGGCTAGTCACACCTGCCAGCATTCGGAATGTATTACAGCTAGATGAATTGCTGAAATCCAAGCCGCTAGTAGAGCTGGCAGCTGCTCCGGCAGTTCAAGCTCCTGTGACCACTACATTGCTGGATTTAGCCCAGCTCATGCTCGCACATCGAGTTGATTATGTGGTGTTGAGCGCAGCAACTCCCACTCATGAGGTGCCGACACCCGTAGGCATCATTCTGGAACGGCACATCATCCAGCTTTGGGCTTTAGGACTCGATTTATCGCGGATCCCAACCCAAGAGGTTATGAGCGCTGCGCTACCATGCTTCCCGGCTTCAGAGTCTGTGTTGGTGGCCTACTGGGAAATGCAACAACAGCGGGTGCAGCGTTTGGGCGTCTCTGGTGAAGTTGGAGAGTTATTGAGCGTTATTTCCCCAACTAGCTTCCTATACAGCTTAGATCTCGACGAAATGTGCAGCGCTGTGGCACAGTTACAGCGATCGATTGAGGATTTTGAAGTCGAAAAAAACCAACGAACTCAAAATTGGCATACTGACCTAGAAACGCAGCTGTTAGAAAATCCAGCAGAGTTACTGGAGCAGCTACAGTGCAGCCAAATTCTGACAGCGATGGCACTCCATATTCGGGAGTCTCTCAACTTAAACGAAATTCTTCAGACTGCTGTGAATGAAGTCCGACGCTTTTTGCAGACGGACCGAGTGATTATCTACCGCTTCAATCCAGACATGAGCGGCACTGTTGTCGTCGAATCAGTGGCAGAGGGGTGGAGGCCTGCCCTCAACAGCAACATTCGAGATACCTGCTTCGGCCAAAACTACGCCCAAGCCTACAAAAAAGGACGCACTCAAGTCACCGAAGATATCTATAGAGCGGGTTTAACTCAATGCCATATCGATATTTTGGTCTTGTATGACATCCGCGCTAGCCTCGTAGTCCCAATCCTGCAAGGCGAGCATCTGTGGGGGTTGTTGTGTGCCTACCATTGTGCAGGCCCTAGACGCTGGCGGCAGTTTGAGGTTGAGTTACTCAAGCAACTAGCCACGCATATGGCGATCGCCATTCAGCAATCTGAACTCTATCACCAAGTCCAGAACGAATTAGCTGAGCGCAAACGGGCAGAAGAACAGCTAAAGCTTTCTCTGAAAGAGAAAGAAGTGCTGCTGAAGGAAATTCACCATCGAGTTAAAAACAATTTGCAAGTCATCTCTAGCGTCTTGAGACTGCAATCTGATTATGTCAAAGATGACAAAATCTTGGCATTGTTTAACGACAGCCAAAACCGCATTCGCTCGATGGCACTAATCCACGAAAAGCTTTACCAGTCCAGCAACTTACTAAAAATAAACTTTGATGAATATATTCGCGATTTGACAGAAAATTTAATTCGTTCCTATGTTGCTTTTGCTTCAACTGTTACCTTGACGACCAATGCTATCGGAGTTTGGCTAAACATAGATACAGCAATTCCTTGTGGCCTCATTATTAATGAATTAGTTTCAAATGCCTTAAAGCACGCTTTTTCAGGATCAAATCCAGACAATGAAATTCAAATCAGTATCACCTCAGGTAATGACAATCAATTCACTTTAATTGTTCGGGATAATGGCATAGGATTTCCGGAAGACATTGACTTTCGCAACACTGAATCCTTGGGTTTGGAGTTGGTGTGTGTCTTCACAGAACAGTTGGATGGGGCGATCGCGCTGGATAGAAGCAATGGCACAGCTTTCGTAATTACGTTTTCTGAAATAGGCAATATTGGAAGGACCTAG